From a single Paenibacillus sp. FSL W8-0426 genomic region:
- a CDS encoding ABC transporter permease: protein MAQTILTRIATSLFVIFGASVLVYCIMYLLPGDPVLLMLDPSSATPEMIANLRAQLGLDQPFYIQFANYFGDMLRGDFGKSMLNSDPVLPKILEHFPATLALTALSAIIAIVVGITLGVLSAIHRNGVIDIVARLVGLFGISMPTFWTGILLILLFSVQLGWFPAMGSEGFSSLVLPAATLGLVGAGFIVRMVRNSMLEVINEPFVVALRAKGLTQRTIMYGHALRNALIPAVTVIGMMIADLLAGTVVVETVFSRQGIGRIIADALMAKDLPVVQGVVFFTAIIYVVLNLLVDISYAYIDPRIRRAVKA, encoded by the coding sequence ATGGCACAAACGATACTGACCCGGATCGCGACCTCATTGTTCGTCATTTTTGGAGCTTCGGTGCTGGTGTACTGCATCATGTACCTTCTGCCGGGGGATCCGGTCCTGCTCATGCTGGACCCTTCCTCGGCCACGCCGGAAATGATCGCAAACCTGCGGGCACAGCTTGGGCTGGATCAGCCTTTCTATATCCAGTTTGCCAACTATTTCGGCGATATGCTGCGCGGCGATTTCGGCAAGTCCATGCTGAATTCCGACCCGGTGCTGCCGAAAATACTGGAGCATTTCCCGGCTACGCTTGCCTTGACGGCGCTCAGCGCCATTATCGCGATCGTCGTTGGCATTACGCTCGGCGTACTGTCCGCCATTCATCGCAATGGCGTCATTGACATTGTCGCCAGACTGGTCGGGTTGTTCGGCATCTCGATGCCGACGTTTTGGACCGGAATCTTGTTGATCCTGTTATTTTCGGTACAGTTGGGCTGGTTCCCGGCCATGGGGTCGGAGGGCTTCAGTTCCCTGGTGCTTCCGGCGGCAACCCTTGGGCTGGTAGGTGCAGGATTTATCGTGCGCATGGTGCGCAACAGTATGCTGGAAGTGATCAACGAACCGTTTGTCGTTGCGCTGCGAGCCAAAGGGCTGACGCAGCGAACGATCATGTACGGGCATGCTTTACGCAATGCGCTGATCCCCGCCGTCACCGTCATCGGCATGATGATTGCCGACTTGCTGGCAGGAACCGTGGTGGTAGAAACGGTGTTCTCCAGACAAGGCATCGGGCGAATCATCGCGGATGCGCTGATGGCCAAGGATTTGCCTGTCGTGCAGGGCGTCGTCTTTTTTACGGCCATCATTTACGTGGTCCTGAATTTGCTGGTCGACATCTCCTACGCGTACATCGATCCAAGGATCAGGCGTGCGGTGAAGGCATGA
- a CDS encoding LLM class flavin-dependent oxidoreductase, which translates to MSIRIGILDQTPIYEGETPVQAFRHTIELAKAAERLGFHRLWVSEHHDSEHVAGSSPEVLISHLLAHTERIRLGSGGVMLQHYSPYKVAENFNVLAALGQGRVDLGIGRAPGGLPRSTQALQEGVSDAAPLKEKILQVKRYIHNEPLADETHPLAGLRAAPVVDAPAELYVLGASVDSAAMAAELGLPYVFSLFINGNTEVAQEAFRVYRERFDRSGGSEPYVALAAALIVAETEEEAKELTSEHKLVKIHLEGGKTLTVGSIEQAEQFGEQSNEKYRIEVLEPSTIKGNKESVGRVVAKLQRDFAFDELIVTTATRDFGKRLRSFELLREALVEQGLDAFEAEHEAIQTVVG; encoded by the coding sequence ATGAGTATTCGTATTGGTATTTTGGATCAGACCCCGATCTATGAAGGAGAAACGCCGGTACAGGCTTTCCGGCATACGATCGAGCTTGCCAAGGCGGCGGAGCGGCTTGGATTCCATCGGTTGTGGGTATCGGAACATCACGATTCGGAGCATGTCGCCGGCTCGTCGCCCGAGGTATTGATTTCGCACCTGCTTGCCCATACGGAGCGGATTCGTTTGGGTTCCGGCGGAGTGATGCTGCAGCATTACAGCCCGTATAAGGTGGCCGAGAACTTCAACGTGCTTGCCGCCCTTGGTCAGGGACGGGTGGATCTGGGCATCGGTCGCGCGCCGGGAGGTTTGCCGCGCTCCACCCAAGCCCTGCAGGAGGGAGTGAGCGATGCGGCTCCACTGAAAGAAAAGATACTGCAAGTCAAGCGGTATATTCACAATGAACCGCTTGCGGACGAGACGCATCCTCTGGCAGGCTTGCGTGCCGCACCGGTCGTCGATGCGCCTGCCGAGCTCTACGTGCTTGGAGCCAGCGTGGATAGCGCGGCGATGGCCGCCGAGTTAGGACTGCCTTATGTATTTTCTCTGTTCATTAACGGCAATACGGAGGTGGCGCAGGAGGCCTTCCGCGTGTATCGCGAACGATTCGACCGTTCCGGTGGTTCCGAGCCTTACGTGGCATTGGCAGCGGCGCTCATCGTGGCGGAGACGGAGGAAGAGGCCAAGGAACTGACCAGCGAGCACAAACTCGTTAAAATTCACCTGGAAGGCGGCAAAACGCTGACGGTCGGTTCGATTGAACAAGCGGAACAGTTTGGCGAGCAATCGAATGAAAAATACCGGATCGAGGTGCTTGAACCAAGCACGATCAAGGGCAACAAGGAGAGCGTAGGCCGGGTTGTGGCCAAGCTGCAGCGGGATTTTGCCTTTGATGAACTGATCGTAACAACGGCAACCCGCGATTTCGGCAAAAGACTGCGTTCCTTCGAGCTGCTGCGCGAGGCGTTGGTAGAGCAAGGGCTGGATGCATTTGAGGCAGAGCATGAAGCTATCCAGACCGTTGTCGGCTAA
- a CDS encoding glutaredoxin family protein, whose product MSAASKKVVLWSKTGCHFCGEVKAFLNERNQPFENIEVQGHDVLRDVLEAKYGIRHVPVIEVGVDGTFEALLEPDLEKLAALLAQPGETAAV is encoded by the coding sequence ATGTCTGCTGCAAGCAAAAAAGTCGTGTTATGGAGCAAAACGGGTTGTCATTTTTGCGGAGAAGTCAAAGCATTCCTGAATGAGCGCAACCAGCCTTTCGAAAACATTGAGGTACAAGGGCATGACGTGTTGAGGGATGTCCTCGAAGCCAAGTACGGCATTCGGCATGTTCCTGTCATCGAGGTAGGCGTGGACGGAACATTCGAAGCTCTGCTGGAGCCGGACCTGGAAAAGCTGGCAGCCCTGCTGGCACAGCCGGGGGAAACAGCAGCCGTCTGA
- a CDS encoding amidohydrolase → MADRGQDLSFAERLTAIRRHLHRHPELSGEEWETTESIRGWLEEQGIRIAEEYSLRTGLVAEIGEGEGPVVALRADIDALPIQEETKLEYASQVSGKMHACGHDAHTAILIGAAELLKQRESRLPGRVRLLFQPSEEKATGAKQVIQTGALQDVQAIFGLHNKPDLQVGSVGIREGALMAAADGFVVKVQGKGSHAAVPEAGIDPIVVASHIVTALQSIVSRNVGAQESAVISVTKIHSGTAWNVIPEEAVLDGTVRTFEEKVRARIRERFNQVVAGVAAAYGTTATVRWIQGPPAVVNDPSLAALAEQTAAAVGLNGVRPLPSPAGEDFSFYQREVPGLFLFLGTSGSHEWHHPAFDLDERALPLGAELLASLAENALRQARKEHFGNEK, encoded by the coding sequence ATGGCGGATCGCGGCCAGGATCTTTCTTTCGCGGAACGATTGACGGCCATCCGTCGTCATTTGCATCGTCATCCGGAATTGTCGGGCGAGGAATGGGAAACGACGGAATCCATCCGGGGCTGGCTGGAGGAACAAGGTATTCGCATTGCCGAGGAATACTCGCTTCGCACCGGACTGGTTGCCGAAATCGGGGAAGGCGAAGGTCCGGTTGTTGCGTTAAGGGCCGACATTGATGCACTGCCGATCCAGGAAGAAACGAAACTGGAGTATGCGTCACAGGTGTCCGGAAAGATGCATGCCTGCGGACATGACGCTCATACGGCCATACTGATCGGCGCTGCCGAATTGTTAAAGCAACGCGAATCGCGGCTGCCGGGCAGGGTTCGCCTTCTGTTCCAGCCTTCGGAAGAAAAAGCGACGGGGGCCAAACAAGTGATTCAAACCGGTGCGCTGCAGGATGTTCAAGCCATCTTCGGGCTGCATAACAAACCTGACTTGCAGGTAGGCAGCGTTGGCATCCGCGAAGGTGCACTCATGGCCGCCGCGGACGGCTTTGTCGTTAAGGTGCAGGGCAAAGGAAGCCACGCGGCCGTACCTGAGGCAGGCATTGATCCGATCGTGGTGGCATCCCATATCGTCACGGCCTTGCAGTCCATCGTGAGCCGAAATGTCGGAGCACAGGAAAGCGCCGTGATCAGCGTGACCAAAATCCATAGCGGCACGGCCTGGAACGTCATTCCGGAGGAAGCGGTGCTCGACGGCACGGTTCGTACGTTTGAAGAGAAGGTGCGGGCACGCATCAGGGAGCGCTTCAACCAGGTGGTGGCTGGCGTAGCCGCGGCATACGGCACCACCGCCACGGTCCGCTGGATTCAGGGACCTCCTGCCGTGGTCAATGACCCTTCGCTTGCAGCCTTGGCGGAACAGACCGCCGCAGCTGTAGGATTGAATGGCGTCAGGCCGCTGCCGTCACCGGCAGGCGAGGATTTTTCTTTTTATCAAAGGGAGGTTCCGGGCCTGTTTCTTTTCTTAGGTACTTCCGGGTCGCACGAATGGCATCATCCTGCTTTTGATTTGGATGAACGGGCGCTGCCGCTGGGGGCTGAACTGCTTGCATCTCTCGCGGAGAACGCACTGAGACAAGCACGGAAAGAACACTTCGGAAATGAAAAATAA
- a CDS encoding ABC transporter permease, whose protein sequence is MSMKPLAQEKKAWNRTAGRIRWRGGIRKRIKASFAISRWFYYSALVVVAFIVACAIVPGWIAPYSPTEMMTDAILQAPSAAHWFGTDYFGRDIFSVVVHGSRDSLLIGLVSVLVGGLVGSALGIISGYAGGMVDTVIMRSVDILMAVPGILLALSVAAALGPGLMNIALAVAVAAIPGYARVLRGQVMSVKGLPFITATRSLGGSNARIFWRHVLPHSLSPLLVMATLGVGTSILTGSGLSFLGLGVLKEVPDWGMLLSQGRGYLTVAWWICTFPGLVITLFVLAVNLIGDVLRDRLDPQTKGTA, encoded by the coding sequence ATGAGCATGAAGCCGCTGGCTCAGGAAAAGAAAGCATGGAACCGAACCGCTGGGCGCATTCGTTGGCGGGGCGGCATTCGCAAACGCATCAAAGCATCGTTTGCGATATCGCGGTGGTTTTATTATTCCGCATTGGTTGTGGTTGCTTTTATCGTGGCCTGTGCCATCGTGCCGGGATGGATCGCTCCTTATTCTCCGACGGAAATGATGACGGACGCGATTTTGCAGGCTCCTTCAGCAGCGCACTGGTTCGGCACCGATTATTTCGGACGCGACATTTTTAGCGTCGTTGTGCATGGCAGCCGGGATTCCCTGCTCATCGGTCTCGTCTCCGTTCTGGTGGGGGGACTGGTGGGGAGCGCGCTTGGCATCATTTCGGGGTACGCGGGCGGAATGGTGGATACCGTCATTATGCGTTCCGTCGATATTCTGATGGCCGTTCCCGGGATTCTGCTGGCACTGTCTGTTGCGGCCGCGCTTGGCCCCGGACTGATGAACATCGCGCTCGCCGTGGCCGTCGCAGCCATTCCGGGATATGCGCGTGTGCTTCGCGGGCAGGTCATGTCGGTAAAGGGGCTGCCGTTCATTACGGCTACCCGTTCCTTGGGCGGTTCGAACGCGCGGATTTTTTGGAGGCATGTCCTGCCGCATTCGTTGTCTCCGCTGCTCGTTATGGCTACGCTTGGCGTAGGTACCTCCATCCTGACGGGATCGGGGCTCAGCTTTCTCGGGCTCGGCGTGCTCAAGGAAGTTCCGGATTGGGGCATGCTGCTCTCACAGGGCAGGGGCTACCTGACCGTGGCATGGTGGATTTGCACATTCCCGGGACTCGTCATTACGCTGTTTGTGCTCGCGGTCAATCTGATCGGCGACGTGCTGCGCGACCGATTGGACCCGCAAACCAAAGGAACGGCTTAA
- a CDS encoding ABC transporter substrate-binding protein, which produces MIRSISWFKYVALASALMLVLSGCGAGRQASSPAQASGGEQAKAEGGNLTYALATSPDTLDPHRSGLAVAVRAIRTLYDNLVVQLPDGSIKPWLAKEWTVSDDGKSYTFKLREDVKFHDGTPFNAEAVKYNLDRVIDPATKAANALALIRPYSSSEVIDEYTIKVNLSQPSEAFLGNLSQALLGIVSPTAAKKYGDQLGKNPVGTGPYTFVSWSENADIVVAKNKDYHWAPETVDNDGAPHLDQITFKIVPEEATRIGSVQSGQVLAAETVPPQNVAALQSDPNQQLLQANTVGLPYTLFFNERRAPWNDAKLRQAVQAAVDVDAIVKTLYLGTYDRAWSALSPGILGYDSSLEGSIKPDIAKANQLLDEQGWTKGADGIREKDGKRLTLRYVDGSPNREKRNDIAAMIQQQLKQVGIEVQVEITKDVATVIYQNWDYDLYGNSQVNSDPHALYAFYHTPAEGERPTLSGLSDPEIDKLLEQGAVESDKEKRVEIYKQIQQYLIDQAVILPIYVFPYTVAASKTVQDIKFDSLGYPLFNDARIQQ; this is translated from the coding sequence ATGATCAGGTCCATTTCGTGGTTTAAATATGTGGCGCTTGCGTCGGCCTTGATGCTGGTATTGTCCGGTTGCGGTGCAGGCCGTCAGGCGAGCAGCCCGGCTCAGGCGTCGGGCGGGGAACAAGCGAAGGCAGAAGGCGGCAATTTGACCTATGCCCTCGCCACTTCTCCCGATACGCTTGATCCTCATCGCAGCGGCCTGGCCGTGGCTGTGCGGGCCATCCGAACCTTGTACGACAATTTGGTCGTGCAGCTGCCGGACGGTTCCATCAAGCCATGGCTGGCCAAGGAGTGGACGGTGTCGGACGACGGCAAAAGTTATACGTTCAAGCTGCGTGAGGACGTGAAGTTCCATGACGGCACGCCGTTCAACGCCGAAGCGGTCAAATACAACCTGGACCGGGTCATCGATCCGGCGACTAAAGCCGCGAACGCCCTTGCCCTGATCAGACCCTACAGCTCCTCCGAGGTCATTGATGAATACACGATCAAGGTTAACCTGTCTCAACCATCCGAAGCATTCCTCGGCAACCTGAGTCAGGCACTGCTCGGCATCGTGTCCCCTACGGCGGCGAAAAAATACGGCGATCAGCTGGGCAAAAATCCGGTAGGTACCGGGCCGTATACCTTTGTCAGCTGGTCCGAAAATGCCGACATCGTCGTTGCCAAAAACAAGGACTATCATTGGGCACCGGAGACGGTCGACAATGACGGTGCGCCTCATTTGGATCAGATTACGTTCAAAATCGTTCCCGAAGAAGCCACGCGGATCGGAAGCGTGCAGAGCGGCCAGGTGCTTGCGGCCGAGACGGTTCCTCCGCAAAACGTCGCTGCGCTCCAAAGCGATCCGAACCAGCAATTGCTGCAAGCCAACACGGTAGGGCTGCCATATACGCTCTTTTTTAACGAACGCAGGGCACCGTGGAATGACGCAAAGCTCCGTCAGGCCGTGCAAGCCGCAGTGGACGTGGATGCCATCGTTAAAACGTTGTATCTGGGAACTTACGACAGAGCATGGTCCGCCTTGTCCCCGGGCATCCTCGGCTACGACAGCTCGCTGGAAGGCAGCATCAAGCCGGATATTGCCAAAGCCAACCAATTGCTGGATGAGCAAGGATGGACTAAGGGAGCGGACGGAATCCGGGAGAAGGACGGCAAACGGCTGACCTTGCGGTACGTAGACGGTTCGCCTAACCGGGAGAAGCGCAACGATATCGCGGCGATGATTCAGCAGCAGTTGAAACAAGTGGGGATCGAGGTGCAGGTGGAGATTACGAAGGACGTTGCCACGGTCATTTACCAGAATTGGGACTATGATTTGTACGGCAACAGCCAGGTTAATTCCGATCCCCATGCGCTGTATGCCTTTTACCACACGCCTGCCGAAGGCGAACGCCCAACGTTGTCGGGCCTGTCGGACCCGGAGATCGACAAACTTCTTGAGCAGGGTGCGGTAGAGAGCGATAAGGAGAAACGGGTGGAAATCTACAAACAAATTCAGCAGTATTTGATCGATCAGGCCGTGATCCTGCCCATTTACGTGTTCCCTTACACGGTGGCGGCATCGAAAACCGTGCAGGACATCAAATTCGATTCGCTCGGTTATCCGCTGTTCAATGATGCGCGGATCCAGCAGTGA
- a CDS encoding LLM class flavin-dependent oxidoreductase, whose amino-acid sequence MTTQRKLKLGAIVHGVGGSMTTWRHPEVLPDASVNFEFYKRQTLKAEEGKFDLVFIADGLYITEKSIPHFLNRFEPITILSALAAVTSRIGLVGTLSTSYSEPFTVARQFASLDKISNGRAGWNVVTSPLEGSAKNFSKKDHPSHPERYRIASEYLQVTKGLWDSWEDDAFVRDKESGVFFDPSKLHTLNHEGEYFSVQGPLNIDRSKQGQPVIFQAGSSDDGKTLAAKEADAVFTGHDKLEDAQAFYKDVKERAVAYGRSADDIVIMPGINPIIGRTEEEAERKYKEIAGLVTIEKALDYLGRFFEHHDFSQYPLDEPFPELNGIGSNSFRSTTDKIKKDAKEQGLTLREVALRAATPRSKFLGTPEQVADQIQAWFEAEGADGFIIHSELPSGLSDFVELVVPILQERGIYRTDYEHDTLRGNLGLNIPVNRYTAARQEVGI is encoded by the coding sequence ATGACAACGCAACGAAAATTAAAGCTGGGTGCCATCGTCCATGGCGTGGGAGGCAGCATGACGACCTGGAGGCATCCGGAGGTACTGCCGGACGCCAGCGTTAATTTCGAATTCTACAAACGCCAGACGTTGAAAGCCGAGGAGGGCAAGTTCGACCTCGTGTTTATCGCGGACGGACTCTACATTACGGAGAAATCGATTCCTCACTTTTTGAACCGCTTCGAGCCGATTACCATCCTGTCCGCCCTGGCTGCCGTAACGTCGCGCATCGGATTGGTCGGCACGCTGTCGACTTCCTACAGCGAACCGTTCACCGTGGCAAGGCAATTCGCGTCGCTGGACAAAATCAGCAACGGACGCGCGGGCTGGAACGTCGTGACTTCCCCTCTGGAAGGTTCGGCCAAAAATTTCAGCAAAAAGGATCATCCGTCTCATCCGGAGCGTTACCGGATCGCCAGCGAATATTTGCAGGTCACAAAGGGACTATGGGATTCGTGGGAAGACGACGCCTTTGTCAGAGACAAGGAGAGCGGAGTGTTCTTCGATCCTTCCAAGCTGCACACGCTGAATCATGAAGGGGAATATTTCTCCGTTCAAGGACCGCTCAACATCGATCGCTCGAAACAGGGGCAGCCGGTCATCTTCCAAGCAGGATCGTCGGACGACGGTAAAACGCTGGCTGCCAAAGAAGCCGATGCCGTTTTTACCGGGCATGACAAACTGGAGGATGCGCAGGCTTTCTACAAAGACGTCAAAGAGCGTGCCGTGGCCTACGGCCGTTCCGCGGACGATATCGTCATCATGCCGGGCATCAATCCGATCATCGGACGCACCGAAGAAGAGGCTGAGCGGAAATACAAGGAGATTGCGGGTCTGGTGACGATCGAGAAAGCGTTGGATTACCTTGGCCGGTTTTTCGAACATCACGATTTCTCCCAATATCCGCTGGATGAGCCGTTCCCCGAGTTGAACGGCATCGGCAGCAACAGCTTCCGCAGCACCACGGACAAAATCAAGAAGGATGCGAAAGAGCAAGGATTGACCTTGCGCGAGGTTGCCCTTCGTGCCGCAACGCCGCGAAGCAAGTTCCTGGGCACGCCCGAGCAGGTTGCGGATCAAATCCAGGCGTGGTTCGAAGCAGAAGGCGCCGACGGCTTCATCATTCATTCCGAGCTTCCGAGCGGGCTGAGCGATTTCGTCGAATTGGTCGTGCCGATTCTGCAGGAGCGCGGCATCTATCGGACCGATTACGAGCATGATACGCTGCGCGGCAATCTTGGATTGAACATTCCCGTTAACCGATACACGGCTGCCCGTCAAGAAGTTGGTATCTGA
- the ssuE gene encoding NADPH-dependent FMN reductase produces MSNVVIIAGSPSKRSRLTGLIDYSAGKLGEAGTTVNIIHVADLPAEDVVQAKFDSPAIQDALALVQAADAVIVSTPVYKAAYSGVLKLFLDLIPQEGLKGKLALPLVIGGSIAHLLAIDYALKPVLAALGGRHILGGVYAVDQGIERLEDGTYALSAEIAARLDRALEELVLTLSRESITIS; encoded by the coding sequence ATGTCAAACGTCGTAATTATCGCGGGATCGCCATCCAAGCGTTCCCGCCTGACAGGACTGATCGATTACAGTGCAGGAAAATTGGGTGAAGCAGGCACTACGGTAAATATTATTCATGTCGCCGATCTGCCGGCAGAAGATGTGGTTCAGGCCAAATTCGACAGTCCTGCCATTCAGGATGCGCTTGCGCTTGTGCAGGCAGCGGATGCGGTGATTGTGTCCACCCCGGTATACAAAGCTGCCTATTCCGGCGTACTGAAGTTGTTTCTGGATCTGATCCCGCAGGAGGGATTGAAAGGAAAGCTTGCGCTTCCGCTCGTCATCGGCGGTTCCATTGCGCATTTGCTGGCGATCGATTACGCGCTGAAACCTGTGTTAGCCGCCCTCGGCGGAAGACATATCCTTGGCGGCGTATATGCCGTGGATCAGGGCATTGAACGTCTGGAAGACGGGACCTATGCCCTCTCGGCGGAGATCGCCGCACGTTTGGATCGCGCTTTGGAAGAATTGGTATTGACATTAAGCAGGGAGAGCATTACGATCTCCTAA
- a CDS encoding LysR family transcriptional regulator codes for MNIENIEAFVYINHYGSFNKAAEVLFLSQPSVTARIQSLERELGCKLFDRLGKQIVLTEEGRKFLPYAQQVLQVIQKGKQKLQQRRTTPNALRLGSTISVSTYVLPDFLPKVREAYPDVTVKLTTATTDQLVAKLLNQEIDLAFVRKVMHPAIRTVAFYEDPIQLYVYKGHPFIEKGHVSMEALRDELLVFFECGSLDWLRIHRAFDSLEQPPDIAYHVDQSETAKKLVLQKAGIAFLPGLTVQKEVGEQELFPIQVHEVAGVSLQISVVTLKEQHSPFAEPFGELLRKL; via the coding sequence ATGAACATTGAGAACATTGAAGCATTTGTATATATCAATCATTACGGAAGCTTCAATAAAGCTGCCGAAGTGCTTTTTTTGTCCCAGCCTTCCGTAACGGCACGCATTCAGTCGCTGGAACGCGAGCTCGGCTGCAAGCTGTTCGACCGGCTTGGCAAACAGATCGTGCTCACGGAGGAAGGCAGGAAATTCCTGCCGTACGCCCAGCAGGTGCTGCAGGTGATCCAGAAGGGAAAACAGAAGCTGCAGCAGCGGCGCACGACGCCGAATGCGCTGCGACTCGGCAGTACCATCTCGGTGTCCACCTATGTCCTCCCCGATTTCCTGCCGAAGGTCAGGGAAGCCTATCCGGATGTAACGGTCAAATTGACGACGGCGACGACGGACCAACTGGTTGCCAAGCTGTTGAACCAGGAAATTGATCTGGCGTTTGTGCGCAAGGTTATGCATCCGGCCATTCGCACGGTCGCTTTTTACGAAGATCCCATTCAGCTTTACGTGTACAAAGGACATCCGTTCATTGAAAAAGGACACGTCAGCATGGAAGCGCTGCGGGATGAGCTGCTTGTGTTCTTCGAATGTGGATCGCTCGATTGGCTGCGGATTCACCGGGCATTCGACTCGCTGGAGCAACCGCCGGATATCGCCTACCATGTGGATCAGTCGGAAACCGCGAAGAAGCTTGTGCTTCAGAAGGCGGGCATCGCATTTTTGCCCGGATTGACGGTGCAGAAGGAAGTTGGGGAACAGGAATTGTTTCCGATCCAGGTGCATGAAGTCGCGGGTGTGTCGTTACAGATCAGCGTCGTGACATTGAAAGAACAACATTCGCCGTTTGCGGAGCCTTTCGGGGAGCTGTTGCGGAAGTTATAG